A single genomic interval of Antechinus flavipes isolate AdamAnt ecotype Samford, QLD, Australia chromosome 1, AdamAnt_v2, whole genome shotgun sequence harbors:
- the HRH1 gene encoding histamine H1 receptor translates to MCEVNRTDIANKPHLVPLVVVLSTISLVTVGLNLLVLYAVRTEKKLHTVGNLYIVSLSVADLIVGAAVMPLNIVYLLKSLVRPLCLFWLSMDYVASTASIFSVFILCIDRYRSVQQPLKYLRYRTKTRATVTILITWLLASLWIIPILGWRSFWSDNNTSKSYDNVFGDKCETDFYKVTWFKVMTAIINFYLPTLLMLWFYSRIYRAVRQHCQHREFINGSFPSFSEGTVNHKKHRICLPKQGKDASLEALKRKPEDNFYPINNSIPPKTQGPAKELPPEEKAPKGFEQEEEEVVVKDHYYHVDLVQAQPGMEETEKYMSIHESQSNSKELSPATQYASETSEETIFAEAPSNPIDSNAIAGSATVMSPEDQAKTKATFGLDYLTFTWKRLRSHSRQYIKGLHMNRERKAAKQLGCIMAAFILCWIPYFIFFMVIAYCKQCCNEDVQMFTMWLGYINSTLNPLIYPLCNENFKKAFKKIFHIRS, encoded by the coding sequence ATGTGTGAGGTCAACAGGACTGATATTGCGAATAAGCCGCACTTGGTGCCCCTGGTGGTGGTTCTGAGCACCATCTCCCTTGTTACCGTGGGGCTCAACCTGCTGGTGCTCTATGCTGTGAGGACGGAGAAGAAGCTGCACACTGTGGGCAACCTGTACATCGTGAGCCTCTCCGTGGCCGACCTGATTGTGGGCGCGGCGGTCATGCCTCTGAACATTGTGTACCTGCTGAAGTCTCTGGTGCGGCCCCTCTGCCTCTTCTGGCTCTCCATGGACTACGTGGCAAGCACGGCCTCCATTTTTAGCGTCTTTATCCTGTGCATTGACCGCTACCGCTCTGTCCAGCAGCCCCTCAAGTACCTACGGTACCGCACCAAGACCAGGGCGACAGTCACCATCCTGATCACCTGGTTGCTGGCCTCCCTGTGGATCATCCCTATTCTGGGGTGGAGAAGCTTTTGGTCAGATAACAACACGAGCAAGTCGTATGATAATGTCTTTGGGGACAAATGTGAGACAGACTTCTACAAGGTCACTTGGTTCAAGGTGATGACTGCCATCATCAACTTCTACCTGCCCACCTTGCTGATGCTCTGGTTCTATTCCAGGATTTACAGGGCTGTCCGGCAGCATTGCCAGCACCGAGAATTCATCAACGggtccttcccttctttctcagaGGGTACTGTGAATCACAAAAAACACAGGATCTGCCTCCCAAAGCAGGGGAAAGATGCCAGCCTGGAGGCTTTGAAAAGGAAACCAGAAGACAACTTCTATCCAATTAATAACAGCATCCCCCCAAAGACCCAGGGCCCAGCAAAAGAGTTGCCTCCAGAGGAGAAAGCCCCTAAAGGTTTTGAAcaagaggaagaggaagtggTGGTCAAAGATCACTACTACCATGTTGACCTTGTGCAGGCTCAACCAGGGATGGAGGAGACTGAAAAATACATGTCCATTCATGAGAGCCAATCAAACTCCAAGGAGCTATCTCCAGCCACTCAATATGCCAGTGAGACATCTGAGGAGACCATATTTGCTGAAGCACCCTCCAACCCAATAGACTCCAATGCTATTGCTGGATCAGCCACAGTCATGTCTCCTGAAGACCAAGCCAAGACCAAAGCAACCTTTGGTCTGGATTATCTGACATTCACCTGGAAGAGACTTCGCTCCCATTCCAGACAATACATAAAGGGTTTACACATGAATCGGGAGCGGAAAGCTGCCAAACAGTTGGGCTGTATCATGGCAGCCTTTATTCTCTGCTGGATCCCATACTTCATCTTTTTCATGGTCATTGCTTATTGCAAACAATGCTGCAATGAGGATGTCCAGATGTTTACCATGTGGCTGGGCTACATCAACTCTACCCTGAACCCCCTCATCTACCCCCTCTGCAATGAGAACTtcaaaaaagctttcaaaaagaTTTTCCACATTCGCTCCTAA